A section of the Triticum dicoccoides isolate Atlit2015 ecotype Zavitan chromosome 7A, WEW_v2.0, whole genome shotgun sequence genome encodes:
- the LOC119327755 gene encoding uncharacterized protein LOC119327755, with translation MAAARRMRLALPVIVAALVLLAVLGEARPLGGADWAAAGGTPLPAVVQALRRLYMQQLGGPGPSCGTNSPNVHCPP, from the coding sequence ATGGCCGCCGCGAGGAGGATGAGGCTCGCTCTGCCGGTGATCGTGGCGGCGCTCGTGCTGCTGGCGGTGCTTGGCGAGGCGCGGCCGCTGGGGGGCGCCGACTGGGCGGCCGCCGGAGGGACCCCGCTGCCGGCCGTGGTCCAGGCGCTCCGGCGGCTGTACATGCAGCAGCTGGGCGGGCCGGGCCCGTCGTGCGGCACCAACAGCCCAAACGTCCACTGCCCGCCGTAG
- the LOC119327647 gene encoding uncharacterized protein LOC119327647, with protein sequence MAVARRTMRLAVPVLVAALLLLAVLGEAARPLGGADWAAAGGTPLPGASATMAQALRRLYTQRLGGPGASCTTNSPNVPCPP encoded by the coding sequence ATGGCCGTCGCGAGGAGGACGATGAGGCTCGCCGTGCCGGTGCTCGTGGCGGCGCTGCTGCTTCTGGCGGTcctcggcgaggcggcgcggccgcTGGGCGGCGCCGACTGGGCGGCCGCCGGAGGGACCCCGCTGCCGGGCGCGTCGGCGACCATGGCCCAGGCGCTCCGGCGGCTGTACACGCAGCGGCTGGGCGGGCCAGGCGCCTCCTGCACCACCAACAGCCCCAACGTCCCCTGCCCGCCGTAG